AGCTCACAAGATCAAGATCTTCCTTCTCCACAATTTCAATCCCTGCAATTTGAGTTTCATAACGTCGTCTCAAATAGGATTCCACATCCATTTCTGCTTTGTTCTGTCATAAGACAATCACTCATCATTATCATCAAAGAATTAGCATCAACTTAATAGTTCATGGAAAAACAACATTAGAAAGAGAATAAACATATATAGAAAATGTACCTTTGCAGCTGCGTAAAAGTAAGGACGGAATTTGAACTTTGACTTAAAACAAGAACCATCctacatttcaatttaaaatttaaaaaaaatgaataatttccCAAAACAGAACCAATTTTCGAAATGAATTTCATCAACGAACGAGAACTTTATTTTTTACCTGAGAAACAAAGTAAAGATCGACGCAACTATATACTTTTCCTGCATCCGAATCCTCCAAAGATGACTGCAATTTAAAATAATGAGATCCTTTTTTGTATAAGTAATAATGAGAAACGTTAATCTCATTTGATTCAATTGCTGAATACGATGAAGAGGTCGAACTACCGAAGCGAAAGTAAGTAACCATCCGAGACGTTTTTCGCCTTCAGTGAAGAGATCAAAGCCAAGCTTGGACTCGAGCTCCTCTTCTGCGCTGCGGATCAGCTTCTGCTTCTTCGATCTCCAAAGGTCTCGCCGGTCCAGCCGTCGGTTATCTCCGCCATTCATTTCGCGCGGTGGTGTTTTCAATTGCTCTAGTAACCTATTACTAGTTAGTGAATAAAAAGaggatttttattattattattattatttcaagaCAGAGAAAAACAGGCTCAGGCAGTGAAAGGGGGAGGGAGGGATAAAGCGTTTTCCCGCGCTTTGTTGAGAGGAACTAAATGACCCAAATGCCCTTGATATATGGGCTTCGGCCCGTGTATCCTTTTAGGGCCTCTTGTCCTTTTGACATTGGGCATTTTGCTTACTAGGAAAAGAAAATACTAATTCCAAATGAACGGCCACGATTGAAATTAGACGGTCCTcaccaaaaaccaaaaaaaaaccctagcaacGTCGACAGACACTTGTcaatatatattcattttttcTGAAAACCCAAGCGTTTTTCCTCCGCGGCTCCTTTTTCCTTCTCGCTCTCTAGGGTTTTCGTGGTCAAGTAAAAAAAATGAAGGTGGTAGCTGCCTACTTGCTTGCCGTCTTGGGAGGGAACCTTTCCCCTTCTGCCGATGATTTGAAGGATATTCTCGGATCTGGTCATTTTTCTACtcttttgttttctctatttaCTATATTTTGAACATCTTTGATCCAATGATGTTCACTTCGTTTATCTATGTTTAGTTGAGCTATGATTTAATTTTCTGTTCTTATGTTCGTTGGATTTGAATcgaatttaataaaatctacgtaaggaatttttgttttttattatatcaaaatatattatttgCAAATAGTGAAATTAGCGAAATAGCATGGAACTGTTATGGAAGTAATATCCGAATGAAATTGAGCAACTGGAATTAGATTCTAGTGGACTTCTTATGTCTGGAAAACTTGAACTGTAAATGCATATACTGCTCATAAATTAGGTAAGATGCAATATGATTGTGTATTTAAACAGTATAAAAACAGGATCACAAAACAGGCGTCCaattaatttatgaatttggaaaaatcaaCTATGAATGATACGTTCCCGTGTGCTGTATTAtgcaattttatacaattttgcGAAATCCAAGTTCTCGCAAACTAGCATCCAGACAGTATtgacttatttttcttttatcatgTATGTTATAGTTGGAGCTGAGGCTGATGATGATAGGATAGAGTTGCTATTGTCCGAAGTCAAAGGCAAAGATATCACCGAGCTAATTGCATCTGGAAGGGAGAAGTTGGCTTCAGTCCCTTCAGGTGGGGGTGCTGTTGCTGCTGCTCCTACCGCAGGTGGCGGTGGTGCCAGTGCTGCACCAGCTGCTGAGGCCAAGAAAGAGGAGAAGGTCGAAGAGAAGGAAGAGTCCGATGATGTAATGATTGTTTGTTAAAGTTTTACCTTGTATATAATTCTTTATCGATTTGTTCTTCGctaacataattttcatttttcaggATATGGGTTTCAGCCTCTTCGATTAAGCCAAGTAATGCAGATGTCAAGGTTTTTCTTATGCGGTTAGTGCTTTTATTTCAAGCGGTAtatgattttgtatgtttgttacTCTCTGGTCGAAAGTTGTTTCTTTATCAACCTTTAGGTTCGAGTTTTCTTTGGAAAATGTAGTTAAAGATAATCCATTCAAGTTGTAACTTTAATTTTGGATTAAAACAAATTATTATCTATGTTTTATGTGTTTGGATATGAAGTTCAGATACAGGCTTACTTAATTCTTTTAAGTTATAGCCGAATTGTGGTTATGTATTTAAAGGACTCCCAGGGACTTGGTTTTCGGATAAGAAAGATCAATACTCGCATGGAAATAGCGAAAGCAGTATGATCCTCTAGACCAATGAAATCTCCAAGGCCAGATGGACTCCACCCATTTGGAAGTCTAAATTACTTGAAGGTATCATTGAAACACTATTGTGCTTATCCGAAAAATGCAAGAACCTGAATCAATTAAAATCTTCAGATCCATTAGCTTGGGCAACGCTACTTGTAAAATTATTACCAAGCTAATAGTCAGCAGGATTAGATGTTTCCTTGAGAAACTGATATCGCCTTTATAATGGAGCTTTGTTCAATGTGCTTGGGTGACATGGTTATAAAAATTAATGTGAAAAAAGGGAAACTGTTAGGAAATCCAAATAAATGGGAGGAGTGGGCATTAGAGCTTCAAAGCCTAAGAATGAAGCCTTTATCCTCAGACTTGAATGAAAGCCCCAAGTCGGGGGCGAAAATTGAGTAGCCTTATTGAAAAAGGTTTATGGTCGGGGATGGGTCAATGGTTAAATTTTGGATGGATAAGTAGTCGAGGAAAGGACCGCGGAAAGCTCTGATCCAAGGGGCTCTGATCCAAGGGGTTGAGACCTGAGTTCAATCAACTTAGTAGACGTAAGGCTAGTTCttcattacttaaaaaaattacttcTGACTCTAaaaacatttttgaaaaaaatctgTGAAAAATAAGTTGCTTTTGgttgaaatttttagcttttcagaagtgcttttgaaaagcgcTTCTGAAAAAGAGTTGAAAAGGAGAAgcaaaaaattttagtttttcttctcccaaaagcacttttggtgcttaatttcTTTTTCACCCCTCCTATAAtatagtatttttcttttttttttcttggtacttaattacaattgtgttaaaatcattaattaaaaataataataaaatattttttaaaatactaattacaaatatttaatggttatatttaaatatttaaaatatagtttatatattctaattaaattgtataaataattaatatttattgcttaaaaatatttaaaatttatatttcatatattaaaatattaacaataagttataatattttttttatattcttactaaaatataataatattaactaatttaaatattatttaaatgcatatttgttagtTGATAATAACAtttctaaaatgaacattttatttttaaaaaatactttttgactaaacactcaaattttaaattaaatttttcaaaagtatttttccacaacactttttaaaagcaatgaagaactgacTCGTAGTGAAGCCTATGTCGCCAAGTTTGAGAAGCAGTCATCAAGGGAGAGGGAGTCGGAATGAGGGAATTTGGAAGAGGAGCCATGAGCGGGAGCAGTGAGAGAGGAAGAATCAGAGTTGGAGGCAGAGCCCGGACTAGCATTGCGATTTATGGTGGTGTTGGAAGTGGAGGTGAAGCTTGGGCTTCTGAAATTATCAACCAAGTCTTCAAGGCACGAAGataaaagagaggaagaaaattCGAAGGGCTGAAGCTAATGGGTTGAATTTGGACTTGGGGTTAAAAAAGGACCTAAACAATTGGTTAGGTCTTGATATTTAGCTTCCTCTTACTACGAGGTGTCCCTTAAAACTTTATATAGTGTTTGCTattaaaaatcaagtcaacacTAAGTTTAATACCTTGTTGTTTGTCACtaaaataaattgtatatttagaaaataaaaagaaaatgacaTTATCCTCctggaaaataaaaaagaaaaaacattatTGCATCcggaaaataataaacaaacagaTAATCTAGAAGGGATTATTAATTATATTGATGCTGGATTTAGAAAATTATGTTCTGAATTCTGTACTCAGTAAGCTTATTTGTGTAAGTAGCACCATATTTTTTTTCcaacatgaacttaattaagtATAGGATCTCAAGTCGGCGGTCCAAACCTACATTTGAcatacaaaataaactaaaaagtTTTCATATTTTGCATAGAAATGAGACCTATATACAATAAGTATAAATATACCGAAAGGAAATAATAAGAAGTGTGAATTGGAAAGCAAGAATATATAGTGCTTTGATTTGATATGCCGCTTATCTTACCATCATCAGGAATATTTTCCCAGCATTTTGTAGCAAAACGGCACATGCATGATAAGCGATTGGATTTAACgtttgcaaatgaaaataaaagtaggacAACTAATCGGGTTTAACGTTTTCATTTATATGGGTGTCATGCGACATGGAATTTTCTCTTTCTAAAGTCCAGAAATGGTGGtgaagtttatggacaaaaaaaaagattaataaGCAATTAATAACTTGATGAAAACTCCACATAAATTACTTGGAGTTATTTGTTTGTCCAACAATGATAATTTCCAAACTTAATATGGATCACTCGCCGAATTCAATTTCAGCTTCAGTTACCCGTAGCTAGCTTTGTTATATTATTTCATCGTTTTTTCTCTCTTTGTCACCTTTTTAGAAAAGGGGTATTATGAATGATTCGAAACCCTTTCGAAGAAATTGCCGCCCATTCAAACAATCATTAATTAGCTTCATCAGTCAGTTCATTAATAGTTAACCTTTTTTTTACCTACCAAACACGTAAAAGCAACCAaagaattgtttttttaaaactctttcaCATCTTCATAATTCATGTACtgcttttaattgaatttatatttcgaattaattaaaattttttttaattataatggaaaatgatttttattttttgtattttataaattaataatagttaAACTCGCaatacaataaattttaaatatttaattttatcatttaaattaaaacattatttgatttttgtataaattttaaataaatatattttatgcatattttttttctctcatagTAATTACGAGATAATCTGTAGATTAAGTCAAATTCGTTGTAAAGTATATCATTTGCCTTCAAGTTTAAAGCATTCGGTGGAGCACCaatccttgttattttttttctttcctttttaactttttttattcacGTGTTCTTCAACTTTTATTCATTAACCTTTCAATATATATAACACTTTGAGAAAGTGCCGGGAAAAAGGATAATTTTACCGTGAAATGTTAACAGCCATTTTAGGTCATGACACTAAAAGAATCTAAGACAATTAGAGTTATTAATCTCATTGGAGAAAAAAAACACACTCAACTATCGACGGCTAAATCATTGTATGCATAATCATATGCATGTTcttaattcaattttataatttacttcAAAAATTCCAAGGTTATAAATGCCATAGATGCGTGCATGGACAGaaaacattgaaaaaaaaattattcaatctaatcatatctgttttttttaagaTAACGTTTAAAACTACTCATAGCTTCCTCTCCAACCCAtgaaataggaggataatgcgctcaAAATCACGTCTTCCTACATTGCTAACAATACTTATACCAaccgagttaagactcaatcaacttatctaattattttataagataACTTTAAAAGCTAACCTTAAAATGAACTAATATTTATAATCTATTTCTCACTTATAAATCATCGTTGTCCTTGTATTTATTGAAAAAACTTTTACTTCTTCTGCATATCCAATTTATATTAGGTATAAATTAACTTATTTACGTACGAGTTGGTAAAAGATTTGTATGTACTTATTAATTTTATTCCtggagataaatattaaaattatatataattttgtagTCAAAacgtgaatttttattttatataattatatacatgaaattttaattataattcaaatatatatatataaattaaattttgattcatttatatgTATTTAAAGAAAGGAATATATTAAATTCTTTTATATCGAGTAAATATGCCTTTtttttatgtatgtttaaataaaactataaaaattaaaagtttatgtacaattttattttttgagtggTGTTTAtgcataatttaaaaaacaataaaagaacAATTTTATGAGGCTTTACTGAATTGCTCTTCAATCCTAGACCCATATATCCCTAGTTCAATTCATGGTCCATTCAtggttttaattttcaaatttgtcaCTTCTTTACCGACGCAGTATATGGAATGTAATGGGAGGTTTTCGGGtccctgaaaatttttaaatagctcttttaaatataaattattgtttttgcattcttttattttgcatttaattttattcatttcaataaagaacacattattatttatatatttattgtaTTAACTAAGCATAATTCACGAATCTATTAAAAGGGttagatctaaatattaatttgtaatAACATactgattgagttttagctcgattgatATTAGAATTGTTTTCAGTATAAGAAGATTGAAACAcatttatcttcttatttaaaaATAAGGATTGAagccctaaaatgaaaaattttctatttaagtaatttataatttataaaattttaaattagtaatagtaaaattgtactttggccctcccaaaataataaaaacttgatttaatcatttaaaaatataaagatataatctattaaaatggtgaaattatatttttactatcgtaaaatatataatttaattccgccCAAAAAATTTTCTGACTCCACCAatatttgtattgtttatttgataaaattaataaatgtgaGACGTTATTTTTCCCTAATTATATAATTGCTTACAAATAACTgtattattattcaaatttattactCGAAATCGAAAACTAATATTTACCACTGAGTTACGTCGAAATTATTCCATGATTTTTGTGTCGTCGTAACAAAAAAACACTTGGGAATTGGTTTGAAGACATTAGAATTATTAACGAGAGACACTTCAcgaaagaatttttattttatttttctttttgcttcttTATAAAAGGGTGGTAATACAATTAGTTATCGTTACATTGAAATGGAATAAAACCAATAAATTAGCGttaaaaatcataatcaaatgcAGTGTCCAAAAAACTCAACATGACATATTTTGAGTTGGATGATCCTCATGTAATACTAGAGATATTACACATTCGCGATTTTTGTGAGAGGAATTGGCTTTTTACAATTGCGCCATGTGAAGCGGAAAGTGAATGATTGTGCTAACCAGCTAGCAAAATAAGGGGAACTCTGCATACCGATATGGTTGTATAGGATCACCCACCGTCTGAGGTGGTGCATTCGTTAGAAAAGAaacctatttctttcttttattaaaaaaaaattaaacaaaataagagttttgaaatggaaaagaaagagGGTAGAAACAGTAGGCAGTAGGTAGCCAAGCCTTTCAACTTTTTTTTGAAGTAAATGAAAAAGTGTAAAACTGTAGAGAAGCTTTGACTACCCAACGTTGAAAAAGAAGAAAGGGAGAGAGAGTTGGGAGTTTGAttgattttgcatattttttgtCGTTCTTGTCTTTTATCCCTTTGTGAACCATCATGTTGCTCCTCCTGAATCTGAAGTGAATGCCACCgctttactatatatatatatagatgctAGTACATTTTCGATTTCATGCACTTCTGTtcttttctttattgttttttCCCCCTTATATAATTAGTTTGTTATACGATGGCAATTCATGGTTGCTATTTTTTTCCGttctttttctctctcatttcatttttattttttaggtggAAAATATAGTTAAAACttgaaagatgaaaagaaaattaaaagcagaattcattttatttattcatttatataatacatttttttaattttattattccgCCATTACAGTGTAAAAAGAAATTGTAGAGCAGCAGTAGGTCGTAGTAGCATTTAGTAGAACAAGGTGAAACTTCTCGTGAGttatttaacttttgttttctttttccctcTATCTCCTCTTTCTTTCTTCGGTcgttcaattcacaatttccttttctttttcctctctctTTTTTCCCTCCTTTTGTCCCAACCCTAATTATACCCTTTCTCTTTCTCTAGATGCCCAAATTTCCgacttttcattcttttttcttcttgtttgGCATCTTCAAGGCCACCTCTTTTCTGGGTTCTACGTAATTCCCAGTTTATAGTTCCCTTTTGATATTTTCCTCTGAAAGTATTTTTGAACTGCTCTGGTTTGGGGGTTTTTTTAGTTAGCTCTTACCGTGCTTTCCTTTTTGTATTCAAATCTTCTGCTATTAAAGTTATCTTTGTGCTTTTAGAGTTTGTATCTTTTTTATTGCTCTTGCCGGTTTTTGAGAGGTAAAGTTATTTGATTCTTTAAAGTTACTCTTTTTGGATTTGAAAGCTTAAGCTTTTATGCCCCGTTTAGGTGCTAAAATTTGTTGTTTGCACATGGTGGTTGGTTGTGTTCATTAAGCCAAAAGCCTTGACGTGGGCATGGGATTTCAGTTGAAACTCCGTGTTCAATGTCTGCAATCAATAGggcttttaataaaatttaaaaatacataaaggCAGTTGTTGTACAGCTAGGGTTTCGTTAGTCTTAAGCTTCTTTAATTTCGAAAAtaggaagggaaaaaaaaagaacctTTTAGTACTTACGACTGAATTGGTTTGATGAAGTTTAGtcattttgttaattaattattcacaCCCTTTCATGTATTTGTGCAGGTTTGTTCTTCTTCATTGACAGGTTTGTTTTATGGCTTCTATTTGTCTAAACTTTGTCATCATTGTGGAATTTGAATGATCTGGTTTGAAATTAAAAAGGTGCGGTTTGATTGGCCATCCAAACCTGAGGACCATTATGATCCAAGGTAATCTTTAGGGATACGTGAGGTTGTTTTATTGCTCAGCTCTACTCAATCTTCGAGATCGAGAAGTTTCTTCGGAATTAGGTAGAGTAAGTGTGCAAAGCACATAGTTTTCTCCTTATCCCTCTAGTGTTGTCTTTGAGTTGAATTCTGAAAAGATGGATATGGGGACTAGTACTTCTGAAATCGTCGAATCGATTGATGAATTAGATGCTGAATTGAAAAGGGGAGAACCTGCTAAGAACCGGTATATGCCAAAATCAGGAAATAAGTATTCTATTGAAGATGACATTAACCGTCTTTTTGAAGCAATCGAAGTTAGGACAGCTTCTAGGGTTTCTGGTTTCTCAAAAGAAATCGGTAGAGATGCTTTACGGAAGAGTGCAATGAAAAGACCAGTTAGAGTTAGTTCTTCTCATGCTTCAGGGATTGGAATTTCTGAACCAGTGAGTTTGAAGCAGGCACTTAGAGGGTTGTCTATATCTCAGGCATCAGAGATGGCTGCTATGAAGAAGCGATTATCAAAGCCATCAGGTTCATCTGGTGTCTCGGAAGCAGGAACCATCAAAAGATTGTACAGGGCTGTAGTAGTTGAAGAAAATGGATCAAGAGTTCCTCTGAATGAAGGTAAAGGGAAGTTGGTGGAAATATCACTTGTTCCCGAAAAGATTACATCCAATACTTCGGAAATGATGCCTGAATCTTTGCAAGTGTCAAACAAGGAGGTATTCAACCTAAATTCTAGTATTTCAGACAATGCAACAACAGAACAGGTAAGAACCACCAGATTGCCATCCCCAGATCAGATTGTCCCTTTGGTCATGGAGTCTGAAAGTGAAGTATCAGAAGCAGAACTTAAAAAAGTAAATTCTATAGATTCTCCAGCTGTTAATCATGCTGTCAAGGAAGCTTTGGAGATTGGTTCTTCCTCTATCCAGACTTGTGTTGAAACTCCAATGCCTAATAAGGAGCCAAAGGGAAAGTTGCTTGCTGAATCTTCTCATTCAGTCTCTGGTGCTGCTGGTAAGGTGAAATCTGTTTGCCAAAATCCACGTCTAATCAAGCCAGTCTTGAGAAACAAAAGCTTTACAAGGAAGAAAGCAAAACAGGAATCAACTACCGTTGTCAGCAATTCCAATTCTTGTAATGGTTGTTTAGGCAATGATCTTGGACCTAGTACTAGTTATTCAGATAGCCTACTACAGAAGCCTGCTTCAGGCAGTGGAACAAAGGAAAATATGGAAGTGTCTCGTGTTTCGAGCAGTACAAGTTGCAGCAATGAAGTTAACTCAAGCATGGTGGGTACAAGTGGCAAGTCTATTTTGAGTTCAAACTCTAGTAACAAATCCAAAGGATTGTTGGCCAAAGCTGATGACAAATCAAGATCAAGGGAAAAGGGAGAGTTTTCCCAGAGCTCGAAAAGTAGTATTGGCGAGTATAGTAGTAGCACTGCCACTAGTGAAGAAAGCAATATCAGTGGGTCTAGTCGGATTGGTAGTAGACCTCACATGTCAAAAGATTTGAGGTGGGAAGCTATTCGCTCCATTCGCAAGCAGCATGGAAGCTTGAGTTTGAGGCACTTCAAGCTCCTCAAGAAGATTGGTGGTGGGGACATTGGCACTGTTTACCTTGCCGAGCTGACTGGTACAAACGGCTTATTTGCTTTGAAAGTGATGAACAATGATTTTTTGTTGAGTCGCAAGAAGATGCTCAGGGCACAAACAGAAAAGGAGATAATGCAAATACTGGATCATCCTTTTCTTCCCACACTATATGCCTATTTCACAACAGAAAAACTTTCTTGCTTGGTTATGGAGTATTGTCCAGCTGGAGATT
The genomic region above belongs to Gossypium hirsutum isolate 1008001.06 chromosome D05, Gossypium_hirsutum_v2.1, whole genome shotgun sequence and contains:
- the LOC107943982 gene encoding serine/threonine-protein kinase D6PKL1 produces the protein MDMGTSTSEIVESIDELDAELKRGEPAKNRYMPKSGNKYSIEDDINRLFEAIEVRTASRVSGFSKEIGRDALRKSAMKRPVRVSSSHASGIGISEPVSLKQALRGLSISQASEMAAMKKRLSKPSGSSGVSEAGTIKRLYRAVVVEENGSRVPLNEGKGKLVEISLVPEKITSNTSEMMPESLQVSNKEVFNLNSSISDNATTEQVRTTRLPSPDQIVPLVMESESEVSEAELKKVNSIDSPAVNHAVKEALEIGSSSIQTCVETPMPNKEPKGKLLAESSHSVSGAAGKVKSVCQNPRLIKPVLRNKSFTRKKAKQESTTVVSNSNSCNGCLGNDLGPSTSYSDSLLQKPASGSGTKENMEVSRVSSSTSCSNEVNSSMVGTSGKSILSSNSSNKSKGLLAKADDKSRSREKGEFSQSSKSSIGEYSSSTATSEESNISGSSRIGSRPHMSKDLRWEAIRSIRKQHGSLSLRHFKLLKKIGGGDIGTVYLAELTGTNGLFALKVMNNDFLLSRKKMLRAQTEKEIMQILDHPFLPTLYAYFTTEKLSCLVMEYCPAGDLHILLQKQPGRSFSEQAVRFYGAEVLLALEYLHMLGVVYRDLKPENILVREDGHIMLTDFDLSLRCDANPVLLKSASPVAEPAEKMSSPCSQSSCIEPLCLNPSFQVPCFTPRLLSLASRSRKIKSDLATQISPMPQLVVEPTSARSNSFVGTHEYLAPEIIKGEGHGNAVDWWTFGIFLFELLYGKTPFKGSGNDETLSNVVSHSLRFPSSPIVSFHARDLIRGLLVKEPENRLGSVKGATEIKQHPFFEGLNWALIRCAIPPEMPRFCDSSICLPTAALQKKDSSRGDELPGTGDHVEFDMF
- the LOC107943985 gene encoding 60S acidic ribosomal protein P2-1 — its product is MKVVAAYLLAVLGGNLSPSADDLKDILGSVGAEADDDRIELLLSEVKGKDITELIASGREKLASVPSGGGAVAAAPTAGGGGASAAPAAEAKKEEKVEEKEESDDDMGFSLFD